In Papio anubis isolate 15944 chromosome 17, Panubis1.0, whole genome shotgun sequence, the following are encoded in one genomic region:
- the KRT14 gene encoding keratin, type I cytoskeletal 14, protein MTTCSRQFTSSSSMKGSCGIGGGIGGGSSRISSVLAGGSCRAPSTYGGGLSVSSSRFSSGGAYGLGGGYGGGFSSSSSFGSGFGGGYGAGLGGGLGGGLGGGFGGGFAAGDGLLVGSEKVTMQNLNDRLASYLDKVRALEEANADLEVKIRDWYQRQRPAEIKDYSPYFKTIEDLRNKILTATVDNANVLLQIDNARLAADDFRTKYETELNLRMSVEADINGLRRVLDELTLARADLEMQIESLKEELAYLKKNHEEEMNALRGQVGGDVNVEMDAAPGVDLSRILNEMRDQYEKMAEKNRKDAEEWFFTKTEELNREVATNSELVQSGKSEISELRRTMQNLEIELQSQLSMKASLENSLEETKGRYCMQLAQIQEMIGSVEEQLAQLRCEMEQQNQEYKILLDVKTRLEQEIATYRRLLEGEDAHLSSSQFSSGSQSSRDVTSSSRQIRTKVMDVHDGKVVSTHEQVLRTKN, encoded by the exons ATGACCACCTGCAGCCGCCAGTTCACCTCCTCCAGCTCCATGAAGGGCTCCTGCGGCATCGGGGGCGGCATCGGGGGCGGCTCCAGCCGCATCTCCTCCGTCCTGGCTGGAGGGTCCTGCCGCGCCCCCAGCACCTACGGCGGGGGCCTGTCTGTCTCCTCTTCCCGCTTCTCCTCTGGGGGAGCCTACGGGCTGGGGGGCGGCTATGGCGGTGgcttcagcagcagcagcagctttgGTAGTGGCTTCGGGGGAGGATATGGTGCTGGCTTGGGTGGTGGCTTGGGTGGTGGCTTGGGTGGTGGCTTTGGTGGTGGCTTTGCTGCTGGTGATGGGCTTCTGGTGGGCAGTGAGAAGGTGACCATGCAGAACCTCAACGACCGCCTGGCCTCCTACCTGGACAAGGTGCGTGCTCTGGAGGAGGCCAACGCCGACCTGGAGGTGAAGATCCGCGACTGGTACCAGAGGCAGCGGCCCGCTGAGATCAAAGACTACAGTCCCTACTTCAAGACCATTGAGGACCTAAGGAACAAG ATTCTCACGGCCACAGTGGACAATGCCAACGTCCTTCTGCAGATTGACAATGCCCGTCTGGCCGCGGATGACTTCCGCACCAA GTATGAGACAGAGCTGAACCTGCGCATGAGTGTGGAGGCCGACATCAATGGCCTGCGCAGGGTGCTGGATGAACTGACCCTGGCCAGAGCTGACCTGGAGATGCAGATTGAGAGCCTGAAGGAGGAGCTGGCCTACCTGAAAAAGAACCACGAGGAG GAGATGAATGCCCTGAGAGGCCAGGTGGGTGGAGATGTCAACGTGGAGATGGACGCTGCACCTGGCGTGGACCTGAGCCGCATTCTGAACGAGATGCGTGACCAGTATGAGAAGATGGCAGAGAAGAACCGCAAGGATGCCGAGGAATGGTTCTTCACCAAG ACAGAGGAGCTGAACCGCGAGGTGGCCACCAACAGCGAGCTGGTGCAGAGCGGCAAAAGCGAGATCTCGGAGCTCCGGCGCACCATGCAGAACCTGGAGATtgagctgcagtcccagctcagCATG AAAGCATCCCTGGAGAACAGCCTGGAGGAGACCAAAGGCCGCTACTGCATGCAGCTGGCCCAGATTCAGGAGATGATTGGCAGCGTGGAGGAACAGCTGGCCCAGCTACGCTGCGAGATGGAGCAGCAGAACCAGGAGTACAAGATCTTGCTGGACGTGAAGACACGGCTGGAGCAGGAGATCGCCACCTACCGCCGCCTGCTGGAGGGCGAGGATGCCCA cctctcctcctcccagttCTCCTCTGGCTCGCAGTCATCCAGAGACG TGACCTCCTCCAGCCGCCAGATCCGCACCAAGGTCATGGATGTGCACGATGGCAAGGTGGTGTCCACCCACGAGCAGGTCCTTCGCACCAAGAACTGA
- the KRT16 gene encoding keratin, type I cytoskeletal 16 isoform X1, protein MTTCSRQFTSSSSMKGSCGIGGGIGGGSSRISSVLAGGSCRAPSTYGGGLSVSSSRFSSGGACGLGGGYGGGFSSSSSFGSGFGGGYGAGFGGGLGGGLGGGFGGVFAGGDGLLVGSEKVTMQNLNDRLASYLDKVRALEEANADLEVKIRDWYQRQRPSEIKDYSPYFKTIEDLRNKIIAATIENAQPVLQIDNARLAADDFRTKYEHELALRQTVEADVNGLRRVLDELTLARTDLEMQIEGLKEELAYLRKNHEEEMLALRGQSGGDVNVEMDAAPGVDLSRILNEMRDQYEQMAEKNRRDAEAWFLSKTEELNKEVASNSELVQSSRSEVTELRRVFQGLEIELQSQLSMKASLENSLEETKGRYCMQLSQIQGLIGSVEEQLAQLRCEMEQQSQEYQILLDVKTRLEQEIATYRRLLEGEDAHLSSQHASGQSYSSREGKASEAPPHCSPFACFHGVGAGPFSSELPALPSPCPGVCSALRLLLTSSSLSHSLHLLLVFFEPSDPAHPQGAGLIQLQPGPELLELSCLHHSLLPTSWPHLLKARVRTLLSWRRSQLSPLLLRWWWANKADFLVDANLCDLCS, encoded by the exons ATGACCACCTGCAGCCGCCAGTTCACCTCCTCCAGCTCCATGAAGGGCTCCTGCGGCATCGGGGGCGGCATCGGGGGCGGCTCCAGCCGCATCTCCTCCGTCCTGGCTGGAGGGTCCTGCCGCGCCCCCAGCACCTACGGCGGGGGCCTGTCTGTCTCCTCCTCCCGCTTCTCCTCTGGGGGAGCCTGCGGGCTGGGGGGCGGCTATGGCGGTGgcttcagcagcagcagcagctttgGTAGTGGCTTCGGGGGAGGATATGGTGCTGGCTTCGGTGGTGGCTTGGGTGGTGGCTTGGGTGGTGGCTTTGGTGGTGTCTTTGCTGGTGGTGATGGGCTTCTGGTGGGCAGTGAGAAGGTGACCATGCAGAACCTCAACGACCGCCTGGCCTCCTACCTGGACAAGGTGCGTGCTCTGGAGGAGGCCAACGCCGACCTGGAGGTGAAGATCCGCGACTGGTACCAGAGGCAGCGGCCCAGTGAGATCAAAGACTACAGTCCCTACTTCAAGACCATCGAGGACCTGAGGAACAAG ATCATTGCAGCCACCATTGAGAATGCGCAGCCCGTTTTGCAGATTGACAATGCCAGGCTGGCAGCCGATGACTTCAGGACAAA GTACGAGCACGAACTGGCCCTGCGGCAGACCGTGGAGGCCGATGTCAATGGCCTGCGCCGGGTGTTGGATGAGCTGACCCTGGCCAGGACTGACCTGGAGATGCAGATCGAAGGCCTGAAGGAGGAGCTGGCCTACCTGAGGAAGAACCATGAGGAG GAGATGCTTGCTCTTCGAGGTCAGAGCGGTGGAGATGTGAACGTGGAGATGGATGCCGCACCTGGCGTGGACCTGAGCCGCATCCTGAATGAGATGCGCGACCAGTACGAGCAGATGGCAGAGAAAAACCGCAGAGATGCTGAGGCCTGGTTCCTGAGCAAG ACCGAGGAGCTAAACAAAGAAGTGGCCTCCAACAGCGAACTGGTACAGAGCAGCCGCAGTGAGGTGACGGAGCTCCGGAGGGTGTTCCAGGGCCTGGAGATtgagctgcagtcccagctcagCATG AAAGCATCCCTGGAGAACAGCCTGGAGGAGACCAAAGGCCGCTACTGCATGCAGCTGTCCCAGATCCAGGGACTGATCGGCAGCGTGGAGGAGCAGCTGGCCCAGCTACGTTGTGAGATGGAGCAGCAGAGCCAGGAGTACCAGATCCTGCTGGACGTGAAGACGCGGCTGGAGCAGGAGATCGCCACCTACCGCCGCCTGCTGGAGGGCGAGGACGCCCA CCTTTCCTCCCAGCACGCATCTGGCCAATCCTATTCTTCCCGCGAGGGTAAGGCTTCTGAGGCTCCCCCGCACTGCAGCCCCTTTGCCTGTTTCCATGGAGTGGGGGCCGGGCCCTTCTCCTCAGAGCTCCCagccctcccttctccctgccctGGAGTCTGCTCAGCTCTCAGACTCCTTCtcacctcctcttctctctcccacaGTCTTCACCTCCTCCTCGTCTTCTTCGAGCCGTCAGACCCGGCCCATCCTCAAGGAGCAGGGCTCATCCAGCTTCAGCCAGGGCCAGAGCTCCTCGAACTGAGCTGcctccaccacagcctcctgcccACCAGCTGGCCTCACCTTCTGAAGGCCCGGGTCAGGACCCTGCTCTCATGGCGCCGTTCCCAGCTGTCTCCCCTGCTCCTCCGCTGGTGGTGGGCTAATAAAGCTGACTTTCTGGTTGATGCAAACCTGTGTGATCTCTGTTCTTGA
- the KRT16 gene encoding keratin, type I cytoskeletal 16 isoform X2 yields MTTCSRQFTSSSSMKGSCGIGGGIGGGSSRISSVLAGGSCRAPSTYGGGLSVSSSRFSSGGACGLGGGYGGGFSSSSSFGSGFGGGYGAGFGGGLGGGLGGGFGGVFAGGDGLLVGSEKVTMQNLNDRLASYLDKVRALEEANADLEVKIRDWYQRQRPSEIKDYSPYFKTIEDLRNKIIAATIENAQPVLQIDNARLAADDFRTKYEHELALRQTVEADVNGLRRVLDELTLARTDLEMQIEGLKEELAYLRKNHEEEMLALRGQSGGDVNVEMDAAPGVDLSRILNEMRDQYEQMAEKNRRDAEAWFLSKTEELNKEVASNSELVQSSRSEVTELRRVFQGLEIELQSQLSMKASLENSLEETKGRYCMQLSQIQGLIGSVEEQLAQLRCEMEQQSQEYQILLDVKTRLEQEIATYRRLLEGEDAHLSSQHASGQSYSSREVFTSSSSSSSRQTRPILKEQGSSSFSQGQSSSN; encoded by the exons ATGACCACCTGCAGCCGCCAGTTCACCTCCTCCAGCTCCATGAAGGGCTCCTGCGGCATCGGGGGCGGCATCGGGGGCGGCTCCAGCCGCATCTCCTCCGTCCTGGCTGGAGGGTCCTGCCGCGCCCCCAGCACCTACGGCGGGGGCCTGTCTGTCTCCTCCTCCCGCTTCTCCTCTGGGGGAGCCTGCGGGCTGGGGGGCGGCTATGGCGGTGgcttcagcagcagcagcagctttgGTAGTGGCTTCGGGGGAGGATATGGTGCTGGCTTCGGTGGTGGCTTGGGTGGTGGCTTGGGTGGTGGCTTTGGTGGTGTCTTTGCTGGTGGTGATGGGCTTCTGGTGGGCAGTGAGAAGGTGACCATGCAGAACCTCAACGACCGCCTGGCCTCCTACCTGGACAAGGTGCGTGCTCTGGAGGAGGCCAACGCCGACCTGGAGGTGAAGATCCGCGACTGGTACCAGAGGCAGCGGCCCAGTGAGATCAAAGACTACAGTCCCTACTTCAAGACCATCGAGGACCTGAGGAACAAG ATCATTGCAGCCACCATTGAGAATGCGCAGCCCGTTTTGCAGATTGACAATGCCAGGCTGGCAGCCGATGACTTCAGGACAAA GTACGAGCACGAACTGGCCCTGCGGCAGACCGTGGAGGCCGATGTCAATGGCCTGCGCCGGGTGTTGGATGAGCTGACCCTGGCCAGGACTGACCTGGAGATGCAGATCGAAGGCCTGAAGGAGGAGCTGGCCTACCTGAGGAAGAACCATGAGGAG GAGATGCTTGCTCTTCGAGGTCAGAGCGGTGGAGATGTGAACGTGGAGATGGATGCCGCACCTGGCGTGGACCTGAGCCGCATCCTGAATGAGATGCGCGACCAGTACGAGCAGATGGCAGAGAAAAACCGCAGAGATGCTGAGGCCTGGTTCCTGAGCAAG ACCGAGGAGCTAAACAAAGAAGTGGCCTCCAACAGCGAACTGGTACAGAGCAGCCGCAGTGAGGTGACGGAGCTCCGGAGGGTGTTCCAGGGCCTGGAGATtgagctgcagtcccagctcagCATG AAAGCATCCCTGGAGAACAGCCTGGAGGAGACCAAAGGCCGCTACTGCATGCAGCTGTCCCAGATCCAGGGACTGATCGGCAGCGTGGAGGAGCAGCTGGCCCAGCTACGTTGTGAGATGGAGCAGCAGAGCCAGGAGTACCAGATCCTGCTGGACGTGAAGACGCGGCTGGAGCAGGAGATCGCCACCTACCGCCGCCTGCTGGAGGGCGAGGACGCCCA CCTTTCCTCCCAGCACGCATCTGGCCAATCCTATTCTTCCCGCGAGG TCTTCACCTCCTCCTCGTCTTCTTCGAGCCGTCAGACCCGGCCCATCCTCAAGGAGCAGGGCTCATCCAGCTTCAGCCAGGGCCAGAGCTCCTCGAACTGA